In Mycolicibacterium alvei, a single window of DNA contains:
- the iniA gene encoding isoniazid-induced dynamin-like GTPase IniA — translation MTQPNDTRAGGPARPVKVIVELIDHTSTIAATYDRGDLVERLRVAKERISDPQIRVVIAGQLKQGKSQLLNSLLNIPVARVGDDESTVLATVVSYGEQPSARLVVARPDGAEPELVDIPPSEVTNDLRRAPQAGGREVLRVEVTAPSPLLKGGLAFVDTPGVGGLGQPHLSATLGLLPDADALLMVSDTSQEFTEPEMTFIRQAIEICPLATIVATKTDLYPHWREIVGANTAHLQRAGITTPVTPVSSVLRSHAIQLNDKELNEESNFPAIVKFLSDRVLTRESDRIRDQVVAEIHSAAEHLILTVNSELSAFTDPGERQRLTAELERRKQEAQDALQHTALWQQVLNDGISDLTADVDHDLRNRFRNITAHAEKEIDTGDPTLHWAEIGSELEEAVATAVGDNFVWAYQRAEALAAEVARTFTEAGLEAVQLPQIDARDMGAGFGEMKSLARLEAKPIKAGHKVITGMRGSYGGVLMFGMLTSFAGLGMFNPLSLGAGLVLGRKAYKEDMENRMLRVRSEAKTNMRKFIDDVAFVVGKESRDRLKGIQRQLRDHYRGIANQTTRSLNESLQATLAAAKVEETERNARVRELERQQNILTQVIDHAQRLAVEAPLGSNS, via the coding sequence ATGACGCAACCCAACGACACCAGGGCCGGCGGCCCGGCCCGACCGGTCAAGGTGATCGTCGAACTCATCGACCACACCAGTACGATCGCCGCCACGTACGACCGTGGCGACCTGGTGGAGCGTCTGCGGGTGGCGAAGGAGCGTATCAGTGACCCGCAGATCCGCGTGGTCATCGCCGGCCAGCTCAAGCAGGGCAAGAGCCAACTGCTGAACTCGCTGCTCAACATTCCGGTGGCCCGGGTCGGGGATGACGAGTCCACCGTGCTGGCCACCGTCGTCTCCTACGGTGAGCAGCCGTCGGCACGTCTGGTGGTGGCCCGGCCCGACGGGGCCGAACCCGAACTGGTCGACATCCCGCCGTCGGAGGTGACCAACGACCTGCGTCGGGCCCCGCAGGCCGGTGGCCGTGAAGTGTTGCGGGTCGAGGTGACCGCTCCGAGTCCACTGCTCAAGGGTGGGTTGGCATTCGTCGACACCCCCGGTGTCGGCGGGCTGGGGCAGCCGCACCTTTCGGCGACCCTGGGCCTGCTGCCCGACGCCGACGCCCTGCTGATGGTCAGCGACACCAGTCAGGAATTCACCGAACCGGAAATGACCTTCATCCGTCAGGCGATCGAAATCTGCCCGCTGGCAACGATTGTCGCGACCAAAACCGACCTGTACCCGCACTGGCGCGAGATCGTCGGCGCCAACACCGCCCACCTGCAACGGGCCGGGATAACAACCCCGGTCACCCCGGTCTCTTCGGTACTGCGCAGTCACGCGATCCAGCTCAACGACAAGGAACTCAACGAGGAATCGAACTTTCCGGCCATCGTGAAGTTCCTGTCCGACCGGGTGCTGACCCGCGAGAGTGACCGCATCCGCGATCAGGTGGTGGCTGAAATCCATTCGGCCGCAGAGCATCTGATCTTGACGGTGAACTCCGAGCTGTCCGCCTTCACCGATCCGGGTGAACGTCAGCGGCTCACCGCCGAGCTGGAACGCCGCAAGCAGGAAGCCCAGGACGCCCTGCAGCACACCGCGCTGTGGCAGCAGGTACTCAACGACGGCATCTCCGACCTCACCGCCGACGTCGATCACGATCTGCGCAACCGCTTCCGCAACATCACCGCACACGCCGAGAAGGAGATCGACACCGGTGACCCCACCCTGCACTGGGCCGAGATCGGCTCGGAGTTGGAGGAGGCGGTCGCGACCGCTGTCGGCGACAACTTCGTCTGGGCCTACCAGCGCGCCGAGGCACTGGCGGCCGAAGTGGCCCGCACCTTCACCGAGGCGGGTCTGGAGGCGGTACAGCTGCCGCAGATCGACGCCCGCGACATGGGGGCCGGATTCGGGGAGATGAAATCGCTGGCCCGGCTGGAGGCCAAGCCGATCAAGGCCGGGCACAAGGTCATCACCGGTATGCGGGGTTCCTACGGCGGCGTGCTGATGTTCGGCATGCTGACATCCTTCGCCGGGCTCGGCATGTTCAACCCGCTGTCGTTGGGCGCCGGTCTGGTGCTGGGCCGCAAGGCCTACAAGGAGGACATGGAGAACCGCATGCTCCGGGTGCGCAGTGAAGCCAAGACCAACATGCGCAAGTTCATCGACGACGTCGCCTTCGTCGTCGGCAAGGAATCGCGGGACCGGCTCAAGGGGATCCAACGGCAACTGCGCGACCACTACCGCGGCATCGCCAACCAGACCACCCGCTCGCTCAACGAGTCGCTGCAGGCCACGCTCGCCGCGGCGAAAGTCGAGGAGACCGAGCGCAACGCCCGGGTCAGGGAACTGGAGCGCCAGCAGAACATCCTGACCCAGGTCATCGACCACGCCCAGCGTCTGGCCGTCGAGGCCCCATTAGGCTCCAACAGTTAG